The following are encoded in a window of Deinococcus carri genomic DNA:
- the rnr gene encoding ribonuclease R translates to MPRAKKERVASGEQPDHAPAEEQPKTGSRAGRRPKNAAPTAAPAEPTDTPAALAPAQEAVTPVAPKRGTRKTRAAAEPPPVTDTAGADPTPENNPEPTPRPRRGRPPKGAAQPQEAQPVQEAASTEPAPLAEGSEVSARPARRGRKTQTTEQPQPEPVQPDPEPVAAEAEAPARPRRGRKPRAAAEAEAIPEVLPPAPEPTDPVLLEVPKKRRGRPPKTALPEPTPLPAGSEQEAVTLDEEVPLDTVLGGVEPVEVEEQPQGPQAEAVLTVPGNAQADTPAPVVDTLLPEELDLPVRASPVQTSRRGRQTRRETRAAPEAESLPAAVAQEEVAGEEAEPDQPDGQDPARDLVIAQLRKLGRPIHVRDLERTFTRQMLDRLGNWRDLEALLDELTRTGEVIRTRRRTYGLPEAMSLVRGRFQASPAGFGFVVPDSGGEDFYVAPEDTLEAWNGDTVLVRMEGRGDSGRGGGPRRGQRGDGSPRASVARIVQRAYRQLVGSLEFSKGHPILKPDDPRARHRILLLPEGLEGLEGGARVVAELYWPEQTGEDEVFGQVTRVLGEQDDPETETEAVIVKYGLRGAFPADVLEQANAIPTRIPEEALVGRLDLREFNIFTVDGRDAKDFDDAIHIQPTPEGTFVVGVHIADVSHYVQEDTPLDDEAYARATSVYLPGRVLPMLPEHLSNGVCSLVPYEDRLTMTAMIELSAEGDILNVQLAPSVIQSKARLTYDEVQAYSEATSTLPDHARHLEGDLHLLLKITTKLRQKRLREGSLDFKLREVKVDVGPDGRMELIPIREETARGMIEDLMLLANKVVAHYLIEREIPTLFRIHEEPTLQRFQETSNAIGRLGLSFPGGEPTPQAYQAVLKAVRGTPRESVVNTLLLRSMQQAKYAGENLGHFGLAFAEYLHFTSPIRRYPDLFVHRVLRGVLSGDLRANSRAVHELRAELPAMGDHTSDRERKAAEAERDLTKYYQAKWAQEHLGESFPGNVSGVVSSGLFVALDNGVEGKLHISNLDDDYYIYLEDAQMLRGRSNGRTFRLGDALNVTISQVNPLARQIDFTQENDMDGNDSTVRPRARRREDREAEKREKLQSISTTAPRKFTLDDPQPAVQSSPPRQAGQARGGRGQPQREGGQGGRAPAPMRQGGGFKRRVITLERPRNEHLRPVNITVQRMYFGDWTVDHMPPEDGQGQGRGGRGYERSDRGGRGQGFSRGANDRGAVRDLNGRSGGTQGGGRPPRVQATQAPTQPDAGQASNDADAKRRRRRRGRRGSNGQPG, encoded by the coding sequence ATGCCGAGAGCGAAAAAGGAGCGCGTGGCCTCAGGCGAGCAGCCGGACCACGCCCCCGCCGAAGAACAACCGAAGACCGGGAGCCGGGCCGGGCGCAGGCCGAAGAATGCCGCGCCGACCGCCGCTCCCGCCGAACCCACAGACACCCCGGCAGCCCTGGCCCCCGCACAGGAGGCCGTGACGCCCGTCGCCCCCAAGCGCGGCACGCGCAAGACCCGGGCCGCTGCCGAACCACCCCCCGTGACGGACACCGCCGGGGCGGACCCTACCCCCGAAAACAACCCTGAACCCACCCCCAGACCCCGCCGGGGCCGCCCGCCGAAGGGGGCCGCCCAGCCCCAGGAGGCCCAGCCCGTCCAGGAGGCAGCCTCCACTGAACCTGCACCCCTGGCAGAAGGGTCTGAAGTGTCTGCCCGTCCCGCCCGCCGTGGGCGCAAGACGCAGACGACAGAGCAGCCGCAGCCCGAACCCGTCCAGCCCGACCCGGAACCCGTGGCGGCAGAGGCGGAAGCGCCCGCCAGGCCCCGGCGCGGGCGGAAACCCAGGGCGGCGGCTGAGGCGGAAGCCATCCCCGAAGTGCTGCCCCCCGCCCCGGAGCCGACCGACCCCGTGCTGCTGGAAGTGCCCAAGAAGCGCCGTGGCCGCCCGCCCAAGACCGCTCTGCCTGAACCTACCCCGCTCCCCGCGGGATCCGAGCAGGAGGCCGTGACCCTGGATGAGGAAGTGCCCCTGGATACCGTCCTCGGCGGCGTGGAGCCGGTGGAGGTGGAGGAACAGCCCCAGGGGCCGCAGGCCGAGGCGGTGCTGACCGTCCCCGGAAACGCCCAGGCAGACACGCCCGCTCCCGTGGTGGACACGCTGCTGCCGGAGGAGCTGGATCTGCCCGTGCGGGCCAGCCCCGTTCAGACCAGCCGCCGCGGCCGTCAGACCCGGCGCGAGACCAGGGCGGCCCCCGAGGCAGAAAGCCTGCCCGCCGCAGTGGCCCAGGAAGAGGTGGCGGGGGAAGAGGCCGAGCCGGACCAGCCCGATGGGCAGGACCCGGCCCGCGACCTGGTGATCGCGCAGCTTCGCAAGCTGGGCCGCCCGATTCACGTGCGCGACCTGGAACGCACCTTTACCCGCCAGATGCTCGACCGCCTGGGGAACTGGCGCGATCTGGAGGCGCTGCTGGACGAGCTGACCCGCACGGGCGAGGTGATTCGTACCCGGCGGCGCACCTATGGCCTGCCCGAGGCGATGAGCCTGGTGCGCGGGCGCTTCCAGGCCTCCCCCGCGGGTTTCGGCTTCGTGGTTCCGGACTCGGGCGGCGAGGACTTCTACGTCGCGCCGGAGGACACGCTGGAAGCCTGGAACGGCGACACCGTGCTGGTGCGCATGGAAGGCCGCGGCGACAGCGGACGCGGCGGTGGACCCCGCCGGGGCCAGCGCGGCGACGGCAGCCCGCGCGCCTCGGTGGCCCGCATCGTGCAGCGCGCCTACAGGCAACTGGTGGGCAGCCTGGAGTTCAGCAAGGGCCACCCCATCCTCAAGCCCGACGATCCCCGCGCCCGGCACCGCATCCTACTGCTGCCCGAGGGGCTGGAGGGGCTGGAGGGCGGCGCGAGGGTCGTGGCCGAGCTGTACTGGCCCGAGCAGACCGGCGAGGACGAGGTCTTCGGCCAGGTCACGCGCGTGCTGGGAGAGCAGGACGACCCGGAAACCGAGACGGAGGCCGTCATCGTGAAGTACGGCCTGCGCGGCGCCTTCCCGGCGGACGTGCTGGAGCAGGCCAACGCCATCCCCACCCGGATTCCCGAAGAAGCCCTGGTGGGCCGCCTCGACCTGCGCGAGTTCAACATCTTCACGGTGGACGGGCGCGACGCCAAGGACTTCGACGACGCCATTCACATCCAGCCCACGCCGGAAGGCACCTTCGTGGTGGGTGTGCACATCGCGGACGTGAGCCACTACGTGCAGGAAGACACGCCGCTGGACGACGAGGCGTATGCGCGCGCCACCAGCGTCTACCTGCCGGGCCGCGTGCTGCCCATGCTGCCCGAGCACCTCAGCAACGGCGTGTGCAGCCTGGTGCCCTACGAGGACCGCCTCACCATGACGGCCATGATCGAACTCTCCGCCGAGGGCGACATCCTGAACGTGCAGCTCGCGCCCAGCGTCATCCAGAGCAAGGCGCGGCTGACCTACGACGAGGTGCAGGCCTACTCGGAGGCGACCTCCACGCTGCCCGACCATGCCCGGCACCTTGAGGGCGACCTGCACCTGCTGCTGAAGATCACGACCAAGCTGCGCCAGAAGAGGCTGCGCGAGGGATCGCTGGACTTCAAGCTGCGCGAGGTCAAGGTGGACGTGGGGCCGGACGGTCGGATGGAACTGATCCCCATCCGCGAGGAAACGGCGCGCGGCATGATCGAGGATCTGATGCTGCTCGCCAACAAGGTGGTCGCGCACTACCTGATCGAGCGCGAGATTCCCACCCTCTTCCGCATCCACGAGGAACCCACCCTCCAGAGGTTCCAGGAAACCAGCAACGCCATCGGGCGGCTGGGCCTCTCGTTCCCCGGCGGCGAGCCGACGCCGCAGGCCTATCAGGCGGTGCTCAAGGCCGTGCGGGGCACGCCGCGCGAGAGCGTGGTGAACACGCTGCTGCTGAGAAGCATGCAGCAGGCCAAGTACGCGGGCGAGAACCTGGGGCACTTCGGCCTCGCCTTTGCCGAGTACCTGCACTTCACCTCGCCCATTCGCCGCTACCCGGACCTGTTCGTTCACCGGGTGCTGAGGGGCGTGCTGTCGGGCGACCTGCGGGCGAACAGCCGCGCCGTGCACGAGCTGCGCGCCGAGCTGCCCGCGATGGGCGACCACACCTCCGACCGCGAGCGCAAGGCTGCCGAGGCCGAGCGCGACCTGACCAAGTACTACCAGGCCAAGTGGGCGCAGGAGCATCTGGGCGAGAGCTTCCCCGGCAACGTGTCGGGCGTGGTGTCGAGCGGCCTCTTCGTGGCGCTGGACAACGGCGTGGAGGGCAAGCTGCACATCAGCAACCTCGACGACGACTACTACATCTACCTGGAGGACGCGCAGATGCTGCGGGGCCGCTCGAATGGGCGCACCTTCCGGCTGGGCGATGCCCTCAACGTCACCATCAGCCAGGTCAACCCCCTGGCCCGCCAGATTGACTTCACGCAGGAGAACGACATGGACGGCAACGACAGCACCGTGCGGCCCCGCGCCCGCCGCCGCGAGGACCGCGAGGCGGAAAAGCGCGAGAAGCTTCAGAGCATCAGCACCACCGCGCCCCGCAAGTTCACGCTGGATGACCCGCAACCGGCGGTGCAGAGCAGCCCCCCCCGGCAGGCCGGCCAGGCCCGCGGCGGACGCGGCCAGCCCCAGCGCGAGGGCGGCCAGGGCGGGCGCGCCCCCGCCCCGATGCGCCAGGGCGGCGGCTTCAAGCGGCGGGTCATCACGTTGGAGCGGCCCCGCAACGAACATCTGCGCCCGGTGAACATCACGGTGCAGCGCATGTACTTCGGGGACTGGACCGTGGACCACATGCCGCCCGAGGACGGTCAGGGCCAGGGCCGCGGCGGGCGCGGGTACGAGCGCAGCGACCGCGGGGGCCGCGGCCAGGGCTTCTCGCGCGGCGCGAACGACCGCGGAGCCGTGCGTGACCTGAACGGCCGTTCGGGCGGAACGCAGGGTGGAGGCCGCCCGCCCCGCGTCCAGGCCACACAGGCCCCCACTCAGCCCGACGCGGGTCAGGCCAGCAACGACGCGGACGCCAAACGCCGCCGCCGCCGCCGGGGCCGCCGGGGGAGCAACGGACAGCCGGGCTAA
- a CDS encoding App1 family protein, protein MSAFKTAFKAIQPALERGLLAVDHAVSGYVQPRRARGKLILQPYVGWGTPQAVELSGRVLLPRALAPARKKDTRWRNFRSILRRLLSREVGGVRVVGRLGDLSASAVSDGDGYFTLTFAPTEPLAGGWHEVSLSIEGRPGTTRARVQVVAEARFGIISDLDDTVIQSDVTSLPRMLVTSLTGNARTRLPFPGVGALYRALTRDGEARNPIFYVSSSPWNFFDLLWQFLEYRRIPLGPLFLRNWGVDLLGGHGGYKHGVIERIFARFPGLNFVLVGDSGEKDPEIYAEVVRRHPGRVLAVYIRDVTGGSRDEGVLKLRGEVRKAGVDLVLAADSLNAASHAMAMGLMTPGELRSVLTSVARTYET, encoded by the coding sequence ATGAGCGCCTTCAAGACCGCTTTCAAGGCGATTCAGCCCGCGCTGGAACGGGGGCTGCTGGCCGTGGACCATGCCGTCAGCGGCTACGTGCAGCCCCGGCGGGCGCGCGGCAAGCTGATCTTGCAGCCCTACGTGGGCTGGGGCACCCCGCAGGCGGTGGAACTGTCCGGGCGGGTGCTGCTGCCCCGCGCGCTGGCCCCGGCCCGCAAAAAGGACACGCGCTGGCGCAACTTCCGCAGCATCCTGCGCCGCCTGCTCTCGCGCGAGGTGGGGGGCGTCCGGGTGGTGGGGAGGCTGGGGGACCTCAGTGCCAGCGCCGTGAGCGACGGCGACGGCTACTTCACCCTGACCTTTGCCCCCACCGAGCCGCTGGCGGGCGGCTGGCACGAGGTGAGCCTGAGCATCGAGGGCCGCCCCGGCACCACCCGCGCCCGCGTACAGGTGGTCGCGGAGGCCCGCTTTGGCATCATCAGCGACCTCGACGACACCGTGATTCAGTCGGACGTGACCAGCCTGCCGCGGATGCTCGTGACCAGCCTCACCGGCAACGCCCGCACGCGCCTGCCCTTTCCCGGTGTGGGGGCGCTGTACCGCGCGCTCACCCGCGACGGCGAGGCCCGCAATCCGATTTTCTACGTCTCCAGCAGCCCCTGGAACTTCTTCGACCTGCTGTGGCAGTTTCTGGAATATCGCCGCATTCCGCTGGGGCCACTCTTCCTCCGCAACTGGGGCGTGGACCTGCTGGGCGGGCACGGGGGCTACAAACACGGGGTCATCGAGCGCATCTTCGCCCGCTTTCCGGGCCTGAACTTCGTGCTGGTGGGCGACAGCGGCGAGAAGGACCCCGAAATCTACGCCGAGGTCGTGCGCCGTCATCCGGGCCGCGTGCTGGCCGTCTACATCCGCGACGTGACTGGAGGCAGCCGCGACGAGGGTGTGCTGAAGCTGCGGGGGGAGGTCCGCAAGGCGGGCGTGGACCTCGTGCTGGCCGCCGACAGCCTGAACGCCGCCAGCCACGCGATGGCGATGGGCCTGATGACGCCGGGCGAGTTGCGCAGCGTGCTGACGAGCGTGGCGCGGACGTACGAGACGTGA
- a CDS encoding class I SAM-dependent methyltransferase: MALHHRDALLSRLDRVAWPHEPLLDALKLPAHTDVLDVGAGDGRLLRLLRERGHRGSCVGVDPAPGAGVARGTAQALPFPAASFGAVLLVRVLAHLPDPAAALAEARRVLRPGGLLVVAAHGPDHLRATWQALGQANPGQAEPGQTTETASAVCHLHLPVVVTVNAARRLAESYGLSAQGSGFPLEDTLHLRVEVSKKESRGPV; encoded by the coding sequence ATGGCCCTGCACCACCGCGACGCCCTGCTCTCGCGCCTGGACCGAGTCGCCTGGCCGCATGAACCGCTGCTGGACGCCCTGAAGTTGCCCGCCCACACCGACGTGCTGGATGTGGGCGCAGGCGACGGGCGACTGCTGAGGCTCCTGCGTGAGCGCGGGCACCGGGGAAGCTGCGTCGGTGTGGACCCGGCACCGGGGGCGGGGGTTGCGCGGGGCACGGCCCAGGCCCTCCCCTTCCCCGCCGCCTCATTTGGTGCCGTGCTGCTGGTGCGGGTCCTGGCCCACCTGCCGGATCCGGCAGCGGCCCTGGCGGAAGCGCGGCGGGTGCTGCGACCCGGTGGGCTGCTGGTGGTGGCGGCCCACGGTCCCGACCACTTGCGGGCCACCTGGCAGGCACTGGGGCAGGCAAATCCGGGACAGGCAGAACCGGGGCAGACGACAGAGACTGCCTCCGCCGTCTGCCATCTCCACCTGCCTGTGGTGGTCACCGTAAACGCGGCCCGGCGTCTCGCTGAGAGCTACGGCCTGAGCGCCCAGGGAAGCGGGTTCCCGCTGGAAGACACGCTGCACCTCAGGGTCGAGGTCAGCAAAAAAGAGAGCAGAGGGCCGGTGTAA
- a CDS encoding SDR family NAD(P)-dependent oxidoreductase, whose amino-acid sequence MTLSRRQTVLLTGASSGIGRATAHELAARGYRLVLAARREEELAALARELDPSGSRVVAVPTDVTDDTSRRALVAATQEHFGQVDVLINNAGVTVERGWWWDDPDPLRVLRVNLEAPIELTRLVLPGMRARGAGHIVNIGSVAGRVPFNGMYSASKFGLRGFSQALRRELLGTGVQVSLVSPGFVRSEMTRAARLPMPGPEVIARAVAGVLERPRREVVAPRAYALPILLDAALPGLVDRVAPLVFRRRYAHERGK is encoded by the coding sequence ATGACTCTTTCTCGGCGGCAAACCGTCCTTCTCACGGGGGCGTCCAGCGGCATCGGGCGGGCCACCGCGCACGAACTCGCCGCCCGGGGCTACCGGCTGGTGCTGGCGGCGCGGCGGGAGGAGGAACTCGCGGCCCTGGCGCGCGAACTCGACCCCAGCGGCTCGCGGGTGGTCGCGGTGCCCACCGACGTGACGGACGACACCTCGCGCCGCGCCCTGGTGGCGGCCACGCAGGAACACTTCGGCCAGGTGGACGTGCTGATCAACAACGCCGGCGTGACCGTCGAGCGCGGCTGGTGGTGGGACGATCCCGACCCGCTGCGGGTGCTGCGCGTGAACCTCGAAGCGCCCATCGAACTCACGCGGCTGGTCCTGCCGGGGATGCGGGCGCGGGGGGCGGGCCACATCGTCAACATCGGCTCGGTGGCGGGGCGGGTGCCCTTCAACGGGATGTACTCGGCCAGCAAGTTCGGGCTGCGCGGCTTCTCGCAGGCGCTGCGGCGGGAACTGCTGGGGACCGGGGTGCAGGTCAGCCTCGTCTCACCGGGGTTCGTTCGCAGCGAGATGACGCGGGCGGCCCGCCTCCCCATGCCCGGCCCCGAGGTGATTGCCCGCGCCGTGGCCGGCGTGCTGGAACGTCCCCGCCGCGAGGTGGTCGCCCCGCGTGCCTACGCGCTGCCCATCCTCCTGGACGCCGCGCTGCCCGGCCTGGTGGACCGCGTGGCGCCGCTGGTCTTCCGCCGCCGGTATGCCCATGAGCGGGGGAAGTGA
- a CDS encoding VOC family protein — MTQTSRPLPATTRVGPVTLLARDLPRLSDFYAGLLGLTPLEQTAEAVTLGAHGMPLLRLVAASALPAPAGTRPGLYHTAFLLPTRADLGRWLAHAAGLGLRLGTGDHLVSEAIYLNDPEGNGIEVYRDRPRDEWTWENGQVRMDTLPVDVQSVLAAAEGTPFEGAPAGTRVGHVHLKVGNAAEAARFYGDALGLDVVSHFPGAAFLSWGGYHHHLGLNEWHSRGQGKPAAPAAGLEGIEFTAPDLAPLRSHLAARGLHVQDSGDTLSFEDPWGNRVTVRAARA; from the coding sequence ATGACCCAGACCTCCCGTCCCCTTCCCGCGACCACACGGGTCGGCCCCGTGACCCTGCTGGCGCGCGACCTGCCCCGGCTAAGCGATTTTTATGCTGGCCTGCTGGGACTGACGCCGCTGGAACAGACGGCAGAAGCAGTGACGCTGGGGGCGCACGGGATGCCCCTGCTGCGGCTGGTGGCGGCCTCCGCCCTCCCCGCGCCTGCGGGCACCCGCCCCGGCCTGTATCACACGGCCTTCCTGCTGCCGACCCGCGCCGACCTGGGGCGCTGGCTGGCGCACGCGGCCGGGCTGGGCCTGCGCCTGGGCACCGGCGACCACCTCGTCAGCGAGGCCATTTATCTGAACGACCCCGAGGGCAACGGCATCGAGGTCTACCGCGACCGGCCCCGCGACGAATGGACCTGGGAAAACGGCCAGGTCCGCATGGACACCCTGCCGGTGGATGTGCAGAGCGTGCTGGCCGCCGCAGAGGGCACCCCCTTCGAGGGCGCGCCCGCAGGCACCCGCGTCGGTCACGTTCACCTCAAGGTCGGGAACGCGGCCGAGGCGGCCCGCTTCTACGGTGACGCGCTGGGGCTGGACGTGGTGTCGCACTTTCCGGGCGCGGCCTTCCTGTCGTGGGGCGGCTATCACCACCACCTGGGCCTGAACGAGTGGCATTCGCGCGGGCAGGGGAAGCCTGCGGCCCCCGCGGCGGGCCTGGAGGGCATCGAGTTCACCGCGCCCGACCTCGCGCCGCTCCGCTCACACCTCGCCGCCCGCGGGCTGCATGTGCAGGACAGCGGCGACACGCTGAGCTTCGAGGACCCCTGGGGCAACCGGGTGACGGTGCGGGCGGCACGGGCTTGA
- a CDS encoding ribose-phosphate diphosphokinase, with product MTVSERPLPERLALSERLAQSRRQPLLVFAGQSNRPLAQAICDNLGIPLGRSKTEKFTNDNLIVHYEQSLREGDVFIVQSFSTPVSDAIMELLLMIDAAKSASAGRVTAVIPYFSYARSDKKDSPRISIAGRLVADILQEAGADRVLTMTLHAPQVHGFFKVPVDHLSADLVLSAHFKQCVPDADRGVVLAPDAGSIKRASQIARRLDSGLAMIDKERLSDTEVRPRALIGDVEGKTVFIVDDEISTAGSLVETVNIARSMGARDVYVAVTHGVYTGPAIERIAALDVTQVASTNTVYVSPEKVAASNGKLAVLDVAPLFANAIANIHTGESVSTLFE from the coding sequence TTGACCGTTTCCGAACGCCCCCTGCCCGAGCGTCTGGCCCTGTCCGAGCGGCTGGCGCAGAGCCGCCGTCAGCCCCTGCTGGTGTTTGCCGGCCAGAGCAACCGCCCGCTGGCGCAGGCCATCTGCGACAACCTGGGCATTCCGCTGGGCCGCAGCAAGACCGAGAAGTTCACGAACGACAACCTGATCGTGCATTACGAGCAGTCGCTGCGCGAGGGCGACGTGTTTATCGTGCAGTCGTTCAGCACCCCGGTCAGCGACGCGATCATGGAACTGCTGCTGATGATCGACGCGGCCAAGAGCGCCTCGGCGGGCCGCGTCACGGCGGTCATTCCGTACTTCTCCTACGCCCGCAGCGACAAAAAGGACAGCCCCCGCATCTCCATCGCCGGGCGGCTGGTGGCCGACATCCTCCAGGAGGCGGGCGCGGACCGCGTGCTGACCATGACGCTGCACGCGCCGCAGGTCCACGGCTTTTTCAAGGTGCCGGTCGATCACCTCTCCGCCGACCTCGTGCTGAGTGCACACTTCAAGCAGTGCGTGCCGGATGCCGACCGCGGCGTCGTGCTGGCCCCCGACGCGGGCAGCATCAAGCGCGCCAGCCAGATTGCCCGCCGCCTCGATTCCGGCCTCGCCATGATCGACAAGGAGCGCCTTTCCGACACCGAGGTCCGCCCCCGCGCCCTGATCGGTGACGTGGAGGGCAAGACCGTCTTTATCGTGGACGACGAGATCAGCACCGCCGGGAGCCTGGTCGAGACGGTGAACATCGCCCGCAGCATGGGGGCCAGGGACGTGTATGTGGCCGTCACCCACGGCGTCTACACCGGCCCCGCCATCGAGCGCATCGCCGCGCTGGACGTGACCCAGGTCGCCAGCACCAACACCGTCTACGTGTCGCCGGAGAAGGTCGCCGCCTCCAACGGCAAGCTGGCCGTGCTGGACGTGGCACCGCTGTTTGCCAACGCCATCGCCAACATCCATACCGGCGAGAGCGTCAGCACGCTGTTCGAATAA
- a CDS encoding non-heme iron oxygenase ferredoxin subunit, which translates to MSEQVGVERVRVGAEAELPEGSQTEVTVDGVSVVVVRSEGQFYALRNNCTHKDFPLLGGEVSMGRITCAKHGAKFELATGKAKTLPAVKPVKIYRTLVEGGEVYVLPL; encoded by the coding sequence ATGAGTGAGCAGGTCGGGGTCGAGCGCGTGCGGGTCGGCGCGGAGGCGGAACTGCCGGAGGGCAGCCAGACGGAAGTGACGGTGGACGGCGTGAGCGTGGTCGTGGTGCGCTCCGAGGGCCAGTTCTACGCCCTGCGCAACAACTGCACCCACAAGGACTTCCCGCTGCTGGGCGGCGAGGTGAGCATGGGCCGCATCACCTGCGCCAAGCACGGCGCGAAGTTCGAACTCGCCACCGGCAAGGCCAAGACACTGCCCGCCGTGAAACCGGTGAAGATTTACCGCACGCTGGTGGAGGGCGGCGAGGTCTACGTGCTGCCCCTGTAG
- a CDS encoding exodeoxyribonuclease III: MPPASPTALKVTTLNVNGLRSALRRGLTGWVGREQPDVLLLQEVRADPMPEALGELGYAGAWFPAQKAGYSGVAVLSRWPLADVRVGMAHPEMDGEGRVLSAVVGGVRFASVYLPSGSSGPERQGFKDRVLADYHAWTQAMLAEGLPLVIGGDYNVAHGELDLKNWRGNRKNSGFLPHEREWMTAHLASGLIDTHRAHLGERSEYTWWSNRGNAYANDVGWRIDYLLAAGVPVRELWVDRAARLSDHAPLTGTVLTGTADPGGRNTPGG, encoded by the coding sequence ATGCCGCCCGCCTCGCCCACTGCCCTCAAGGTCACGACTCTCAACGTGAACGGCCTGCGCAGTGCGTTGCGCAGGGGCCTGACGGGCTGGGTGGGCCGGGAGCAGCCCGACGTGCTGCTGCTTCAGGAGGTTCGCGCCGACCCGATGCCGGAGGCGCTGGGGGAGCTGGGCTACGCGGGGGCCTGGTTCCCGGCGCAGAAGGCCGGCTACAGCGGCGTGGCGGTGCTGAGCCGCTGGCCCCTCGCGGACGTGCGGGTGGGGATGGCGCACCCCGAGATGGACGGTGAAGGCCGGGTGCTGAGCGCGGTGGTGGGGGGCGTGCGCTTTGCCAGCGTGTACCTCCCCAGCGGCAGCAGTGGCCCGGAGCGGCAGGGCTTCAAGGACCGCGTGCTGGCCGACTACCACGCCTGGACCCAGGCCATGCTGGCGGAGGGCCTGCCCCTCGTCATCGGCGGCGACTACAACGTGGCGCACGGCGAACTGGACCTGAAGAACTGGCGGGGCAACCGGAAGAACAGCGGCTTCCTGCCCCACGAGCGCGAGTGGATGACCGCCCACCTCGCCTCCGGCCTGATCGACACGCACCGGGCGCACCTGGGGGAGCGCAGCGAGTACACCTGGTGGAGCAACCGCGGGAACGCCTACGCCAACGACGTGGGCTGGCGCATCGACTACCTGCTGGCGGCGGGCGTGCCGGTGCGGGAGCTGTGGGTGGACCGCGCCGCCCGGCTGAGCGACCACGCGCCGCTGACGGGCACCGTGCTGACAGGTACGGCGGACCCCGGCGGGCGGAACACCCCCGGCGGCTAA
- a CDS encoding S8 family serine peptidase, which translates to MKVLPSVLLTAALAGTAALAASPGLPLPGPATAPLPELTPEPGRTLPAPPLLPLLPLLPLLPLSPVTVPTPTPTTPTRSTTPLPASRPAPLSSQPSDPLFARQWDLQAIGMPGAWAQVAAGGRGTGVTVAVLDTGFVNSPELAGRVVNGYDFVSDPARAGDGDGRDRDASGVGQFAYHAEVIANLIGAAHDGRGMAGINPQARVVQVRVAGVDGMIAPQDLADGLRWAAGLSVPGAPVNPNPARVLNLSLYADFIPLTGCDARIQAAVDAVTTRGALVVAGAANDGTDAGGYSPAGCRNVLTVTSVTADGRRPGYANWGVAVALAAPGGEPGHGIVASSVSGPGGERTPNGTSFAAPHAAGVASLLFGLKPTLTPAQVRDLLTRTATPFPGGRCDPDPRRSCGRGVLNAEAAVKAVSGK; encoded by the coding sequence ATGAAGGTCCTGCCGTCCGTTCTGCTCACCGCCGCGCTGGCGGGCACTGCCGCCCTGGCCGCCTCACCTGGCTTGCCCCTCCCCGGCCCGGCCACAGCTCCCCTGCCCGAACTGACCCCGGAACCGGGCCGCACACTGCCCGCGCCGCCGCTGCTCCCGCTGCTGCCGCTGCTGCCGCTGCTGCCGCTGTCTCCCGTGACGGTGCCCACACCGACCCCCACCACCCCGACCCGGTCCACCACCCCCCTTCCGGCCTCGCGCCCTGCCCCGCTGAGCAGCCAGCCCAGCGACCCCCTCTTTGCGCGGCAGTGGGACCTTCAGGCCATCGGGATGCCGGGGGCCTGGGCGCAGGTGGCGGCGGGCGGGCGGGGCACCGGGGTCACGGTCGCCGTGCTGGACACCGGTTTCGTGAACTCGCCGGAGCTGGCGGGGCGCGTGGTGAACGGGTACGACTTCGTCTCGGACCCCGCGCGGGCCGGGGACGGCGACGGACGCGACCGGGACGCGAGTGGAGTGGGTCAGTTCGCCTACCACGCGGAGGTCATCGCCAACCTGATAGGCGCGGCGCACGACGGGCGCGGCATGGCGGGCATCAACCCCCAGGCGCGCGTGGTGCAGGTGCGGGTGGCGGGCGTGGACGGCATGATTGCCCCGCAGGACCTGGCCGACGGCCTGCGCTGGGCGGCGGGCCTGAGCGTGCCGGGCGCGCCCGTGAACCCCAACCCCGCCCGCGTGCTGAACCTCAGCCTGTACGCCGACTTCATCCCCCTGACCGGCTGCGACGCCCGCATTCAGGCGGCGGTGGACGCGGTGACGACCCGCGGGGCGCTGGTGGTGGCGGGGGCCGCAAACGACGGCACGGACGCGGGAGGCTACTCGCCCGCCGGGTGCCGCAACGTGCTCACCGTGACCAGCGTGACCGCCGACGGCAGGCGGCCGGGTTATGCCAACTGGGGCGTTGCGGTGGCGCTGGCCGCCCCCGGCGGTGAACCCGGTCACGGCATCGTGGCGAGCAGCGTCAGCGGCCCCGGCGGCGAACGCACCCCCAACGGCACCAGCTTCGCCGCCCCCCACGCGGCAGGCGTGGCGAGCCTGCTGTTCGGCCTGAAACCCACCCTCACGCCCGCCCAGGTCCGTGACCTCCTCACCCGCACGGCGACGCCCTTTCCGGGGGGCCGCTGCGACCCCGACCCGCGCAGGAGCTGTGGGCGGGGGGTGCTGAACGCGGAGGCGGCGGTTAAAGCGGTGAGTGGGAAGTAG